A stretch of Brassica napus cultivar Da-Ae chromosome C6, Da-Ae, whole genome shotgun sequence DNA encodes these proteins:
- the LOC106444216 gene encoding homeobox-leucine zipper protein ATHB-X, which yields MAVSPNSSSLELTISIQSFSPSPSHPLSGDHMVRDLGINQTPKKEEDRGWIMIGTTPHINEEDENLGGRPRKKLRLIKEQSHILEESFIQNNTLTPKQKQELAILLKLSQRQVEVWFQNRRARSKLKHREMECEYLKRWFESLKEQNRRLQIEVEELRALKPVLASVLSMCPLCERVTNAADNDLKKKQIMTNAVEEATARRSQSRMAFSSSSSLC from the exons ATGGCCGTTTCACCTAATTCAAGCTCTTTAGAATTAACAATATCGATTCAAAGCTtttctccatctccttctcaccCTTTGTCTG GTGATCACATGGTGAGAGATTTAGGCATAAATCAAACTCcaaagaaggaagaagatcGTGGGTGGATCATGATCGGTACAACACCGCATATCaacgaagaagatgaaaacTTAGGCGGCCGGCCGCGCAAAAAGCTCCGTCTAATCAAGGAGCAATCACATATTCTTGAAGAGAGTTTTATACAAAACAATACCTTAACCCcg aaacaaaaacaagaattGGCCATTCTTTTGAAGCTTAGTCAAAGGCAAGTTGAGGTGTGGTTTCAAAACCGAAGAGCTCG GAGTAAGCTCAAGCATAGGGAGATGGAATGTGAGTATCTGAAGAGATGGTTCGAGTCATTGAAGGAGCAAAATCGACGGCTACAAATAGAAGTTGAAGAACTACGAGCTCTAAAGCCAGTATTGGCCTCGGTTTTATCCATGTGTCCTCTATGTGAACGTGTGACCAATGCAGCAGATaatgacttaaaaaaaaagcagaTAATGACTAATGCCGTCGAAGAGGCAACAGCTCGGAGAAGTCAGTCACGGATGgcgttttcttcttcctcttccctgTGTTGA
- the LOC106444850 gene encoding uncharacterized protein LOC106444850, with the protein MPSVNGEDEATARPIGVKASKAKAKRSVGEEGKNLQNFQQMLELKAKDIASKEKLSQTKLLDKLLAKTEPLSDLEVALKNKLIKDMGSSHTQPEMEPRKRIVCGLSARGIIPSLSEEDRDDDVVPLPQEDTVEVVEISDEEEEEDMVELSREEYMSNMGYLIKVEESEDDIEPEFRRMLERMKEEEKKLREEKFKVLNSGIKLEKGQSSKGDGNKRKRRR; encoded by the exons ATGCCCAGTGTCAATGGAGAGGATGAAGCAACGGCTAGACCTATTGGTGTGAAGGCATCCAAGGCGAAGGCTAAAAGGTCAGTGGGAGAAGAAGGCAAGAATCTGCAAAATTTTCAGCAAATGTTGGAGTTAAAGGCGAAGGACATAGCATCAAAGGAGAAGCTTAGCCAGACCAAACTGCTTGACAAACTCCTTGCAAAAACAGAGCCGCTTAGTGATTTAGAAGTGGCGCTTAAGAACAAACTGATTAAGGATAT GGGATCAAGTCACACACAGCCAGAAATGGAACCAAGAAAACGGATTGTTTGTGGCCTCTCAGCAAGAGGAATCATACCGTCTCTCTCAGAAGAAGATAGAGATGATGATGTTGTGCCTCTCCCACAAGAAGATACAGTCGAAGTGGTGGAGAtatcagatgaagaagaagaagaagatatggtGGAGTTATCAAGAGAAGAATACATGAGCAATATGGGATACTTGATTAAGGTGGAGGAATCAGAAGATGACATTGAACCTGAGTTCAGAAGGATGCTTGAAAGGATgaaggaggaagagaagaagctgaGAGAGGAGAAGTTCAAGGTGTTGAATTCGGGAATCAAGCTAGAGAAAGGACAATCCTCTAAGGGTGATGGTAACAAGAGGAAGCGAAGAAGGTGA